Sequence from the bacterium genome:
GGCAGCGTGCCACGGGTTTCGCGGTTGCTTGCCCTCGCGCTCCACATGGATGACCTGTGCCGGCTGGGAGAAGTGGCCGATTACGCCGAACTGGCCCGCCTCGCGCTTGTGACCCGAGCCCGGATGACGCAGATCATGAGCCTGCTGCTGTTGGCCCCGGATATCCAGGAAGAGATCCTGTACTTGCCCCGCTCCGACGGCGGCCGCGACCCTATCAGGGAGAAGGCGGTCCGTCCCATCGCGACCGTGCCCGACTGGCGGAAGCAACGGGTGATGTGGCGCGACCTGAAAGCCGGGCTCCCGGACTGATCCCCAGCACTCGGTTTGTGTCCTATCTTGTTGCCCTACAACGCCTCGATAAAAAATGCTCCGATACACTTGACGGATGAATTGGTGTGTAGTATTTAGTAAACATGAACGGGCGGCGATATCCGACAGACCGAGCAGTCCTCCCAGGTCGTTCGGCAACCGGAAGGAGGTGAAACTATGGCAGGAAACCCAAGATTCGGAAAGCGGGTCCGTGATCTCCGCGAGGCGAAGAAGGCGGTCGACCCCTCTTTCTCGCTCAGGCAGTTCGCCGTGAAAGTCGGAATCAGCGCCACGTTCCTGAGCAAGGTCGAGACAGGGGAGTTCGATCCGCCCAGCGCGGAGAACATCATCAAGATGGCGGAACTACTCGATGTCGACGCCGACGAGTTGCTGGCGCTGGCCAACAAGACCGATCCGGAACTCGAGGAGATCATCAAGACCGCGCCCAAGGCGATGGCCGACCTTCTACGGACGGCGCGTGATCGCGGCTTGACCACCGATGACCTCGAGCGCATCACGAAGAGCATGAAACGGAAGTCCTGAATCCAGGACGTACAGGAGGTACGAATGGCGCGGAAGACTGACTTCATCCACAGGGAAACCATCGAAGCCGGCACCCTGGCTCTGCTGGGCGACTACAGCAGGAAATACGGCCTGACGGTCGGGCCGCCGGTTCCGGTCGAGGAGATTCTCGAGGCCCACCTCGGCCTCGCCTATGACTTCGACGACCTTCCGAGATTGATGGGAACACCCGATGTGCTGGGTGGAACCTGGTTCCGGTCTCGGGAGGTGAAGATCGACCAATCTCTCGACCCGACCGTGTTCCCGTCCCAGTTGGGCCGGTACCGGTTCACGGTCGCCCATGAGGTCGGCCATTGGGAGTTGCACCGCCACAGGTATCTGTCCGCCGAGGGGCAGGCAGCCATGTTCGCGGGCGAGGACCGTCCGGTGGTCTGCAGGTCCAACGACACGAGTCCGCTCGAATGGCAAGCCGACCGTTTCGCAGGCTACCTGCTGATGCCGAAGGAGATGGTCTTCGCTCAGTGGGAGACCATGCACGGCAACCGGGAGCCGTACATCGCCATCGATGAGATCGAGGACCTGAAGGCCCGCTGGGGTCTCGCTGATGACGATAGGCCCACGGTAGACGTGGCGCGGCAGATGGCGCCGGTGTTCGAGGTCTCGGCGCAGGCGATGCAGATCCGCCTGATCGAGCTGGGACTGATCAGGACCAAGGTGCCGGAGCCGGGGTTGTTCTCGTGATGTCCCCGGTTTTTTTTAATCCACAGTGTTTAGTGTTTAGTCCACAGGTTACGCACAACTTATCCCCGGTCCCCAAGCACAGGAAGGATCCGTGATGAAACCTCCCAGGAAATCCACCCTCTTGCCTGCCCAAGTCGAGCTCGTCGAGCTGATGCAGCATCTCGACTTCGGCAACATCGAAGGGCTCGTCATCCGCGATGGCCTTCCGGTGCTCAAGCCGCGGCCCCGGCTCATCCGGGACGTGAAGTTCGGCGCTGGCAATGGTCGCCGCAGCGAGACTGGGCTGACCGACTTCGCCCTGAAGTCGAGCGTCCAGGAACTCATGGACACCTTCACCTCCCTGGGCAACGCGACCGTGCGCCGCCTGGAGATCAAGCACGGCCTGCCCTTCCGGATGCAGGTGGAGGAGGCCGCCGCCTAAGACGCGGGGCTGGCCGCCCCGCTCCCATCCCTGACTGATCGTCACCAGACATTTAACCGGCCACGAGGTGGAGGTGCATGTGGGTGTCGCCGTAACGGCGAACCACGTGCGCTTCCACCGCGCCGGTCTATGCGCTGCCTCGTGCGACACCTTCGCGCCTCTCCGCGGCCTCAGGAGAGGTTCCGATGGAGAACGCAAAGCAGCGCATCCTCGACGGATACGCCCGTGAAGTCATTCGGCACAAAGCCAGGCAGCTGATCGGCAAGTATGGATTCACCCGCGACGACTACGACGACTTGCAGCAGGAGATGATGCTGGATCTGCTGCGCCGCCTCGGCAAGTACGACCCCAGCAAGGCGGGCCTGAGCACGTTCGTGGCCCGCATCGTCGACCGCAAGATCTCCACCCTGATCCGTCACCAGCGCCAAGAGAAACGCGACTACCGACGGCCGGTCTGTTCGCTCGACGCCCAGGTCGAGGACCAGGACGGCCAGGCGCGCGGGCTTGACGAGATCCTCAGCCAGGATGCCTTCGACGAAGAAGTCGCGCGCCACGACCGTCCCGAGGCTGAGCGCGTCGATCTGAGGCTCGACCTCACCTTGGTGCTCGATGAGCTCCCCGACGATCTGCGGCAACTCGCCCGCCTTCTGCAGACCCGAACCGTCGCCGAAATCGCGCGCGAGTTGGGTGTGCCGCGCAGCACGCTCTACGAGAAGGGCATCGCCCGCCTGCGGAAGATCTTCGAGGACAACGGGCTGCGGGAATACCTGGGCGAGGCCCGACACCTCGGCAAGGGACCGGGTAAGTAACCCACAGAAGGCCAAT
This genomic interval carries:
- a CDS encoding helix-turn-helix domain-containing protein; translation: MAGNPRFGKRVRDLREAKKAVDPSFSLRQFAVKVGISATFLSKVETGEFDPPSAENIIKMAELLDVDADELLALANKTDPELEEIIKTAPKAMADLLRTARDRGLTTDDLERITKSMKRKS
- a CDS encoding ImmA/IrrE family metallo-endopeptidase, producing MARKTDFIHRETIEAGTLALLGDYSRKYGLTVGPPVPVEEILEAHLGLAYDFDDLPRLMGTPDVLGGTWFRSREVKIDQSLDPTVFPSQLGRYRFTVAHEVGHWELHRHRYLSAEGQAAMFAGEDRPVVCRSNDTSPLEWQADRFAGYLLMPKEMVFAQWETMHGNREPYIAIDEIEDLKARWGLADDDRPTVDVARQMAPVFEVSAQAMQIRLIELGLIRTKVPEPGLFS
- a CDS encoding sigma-70 family RNA polymerase sigma factor, encoding MENAKQRILDGYAREVIRHKARQLIGKYGFTRDDYDDLQQEMMLDLLRRLGKYDPSKAGLSTFVARIVDRKISTLIRHQRQEKRDYRRPVCSLDAQVEDQDGQARGLDEILSQDAFDEEVARHDRPEAERVDLRLDLTLVLDELPDDLRQLARLLQTRTVAEIARELGVPRSTLYEKGIARLRKIFEDNGLREYLGEARHLGKGPGK